Proteins from one Oscillatoria nigro-viridis PCC 7112 genomic window:
- a CDS encoding TetR/AcrR family transcriptional regulator, translating into MRIFNQSPPSETETKKRILQAAQRLFARSGYDGTTTRDLAAAAGVAEGTLFRHFDNKKAILIEVATEGWVELLTDLLTELSEMGSYKAVAQVMRRRMLNIRENSDMMRVCFLEAQFHPDLRDRIQLEVIGKMTNVAEAFFETAMEKGVYRKMNPKIVAQVFLGMFAVAGFSQNTIMEPNASVQEMQEMAEGLADIFLNGVLQKDE; encoded by the coding sequence ATGCGAATTTTTAATCAGTCTCCTCCTTCTGAAACAGAAACCAAGAAGCGAATTTTACAAGCCGCTCAGCGGTTGTTTGCCCGCAGCGGATACGACGGCACGACAACTCGCGATTTAGCAGCCGCGGCGGGGGTTGCCGAGGGTACGCTATTTCGGCATTTTGATAATAAAAAAGCGATTTTGATTGAGGTGGCGACGGAAGGATGGGTAGAGTTGCTGACGGATTTGCTGACTGAATTAAGCGAGATGGGCAGTTACAAAGCAGTGGCTCAGGTGATGCGCCGACGGATGCTGAATATCCGCGAGAATAGCGACATGATGCGGGTGTGTTTTTTGGAGGCGCAATTTCACCCGGATTTGCGCGATCGCATTCAGTTGGAAGTCATCGGAAAAATGACCAATGTTGCTGAGGCTTTTTTTGAAACAGCGATGGAAAAAGGAGTTTATCGGAAGATGAATCCGAAGATTGTCGCTCAGGTATTTTTGGGAATGTTTGCAGTCGCGGGTTTCAGTCAAAATACGATTATGGAGCCGAATGCTTCTGTGCAGGAAATGCAGGAAATGGCCGAAGGACTCGCTGATATTTTTCTGAATGGGGTTTTACAGAAAGATGAATAA
- a CDS encoding GNAT family N-acetyltransferase has translation MSKVLHYSIRPLTQEDEPFLWQMLYEAAHMAEEGESTVQAVVNHPLIAKYVQNWGRASDLGFAAMELNGSQPVGAAWLRLFAEDDKGFGWVDDTTPELAIAVLPEYRNQGVGTQLLARLLSAAKASYRSVSLSVRSSNRALSLYERSGFKVIDGSETINRTGGTSFTMKVDFD, from the coding sequence ATGAGCAAAGTTTTGCACTATTCTATTCGGCCGCTAACGCAGGAAGACGAGCCTTTTTTGTGGCAAATGCTGTATGAAGCGGCGCACATGGCAGAAGAAGGTGAATCAACGGTGCAAGCAGTTGTCAATCATCCTTTAATTGCGAAATATGTTCAGAATTGGGGACGTGCAAGCGATTTGGGCTTCGCAGCAATGGAATTGAACGGCAGCCAGCCAGTAGGAGCCGCCTGGCTGCGTTTGTTTGCAGAGGATGACAAGGGCTTTGGCTGGGTTGACGATACTACCCCGGAATTGGCGATCGCCGTTCTTCCAGAATATAGAAATCAGGGTGTAGGAACGCAGTTGCTGGCTCGTTTGCTGTCAGCAGCAAAAGCCTCTTATCGATCGGTATCCCTGAGTGTCAGAAGCTCGAATCGAGCCCTGAGTTTGTACGAGCGATCGGGATTTAAAGTAATTGATGGCAGCGAGACAATCAACCGCACAGGAGGGACATCATTCACCATGAAAGTGGATTTTGATTAA